One segment of Fusarium oxysporum f. sp. lycopersici 4287 chromosome 7, whole genome shotgun sequence DNA contains the following:
- a CDS encoding aspartate aminotransferase: MPSLEDNSSKEVMPSWLKTVPSIVADEIFSLAADYRLDQNPQKVDLLIGAYRSDDGNPCPLPSVLEAERRLLSQNDPGKHEYLPIEGDATYLGLAQRLLLGQDDQSELLQRIVSVQSVSGSGAIHIGASFLSRSLKPRCAWVSDPTWGPHILMFERMGVECKKYPYYDPATRLLNFQGMVDTLESQGQTGDVIMLQVCAHNPTGLDLSREQWKVVAEICQRKGIFPFFDNAYQGFATGNPEKDAWPLRYFASLENRVTFCVAQSFSKNFGLYGQRTGAFHLIMNSKDTTTQSNILQQLRFIIRTEYSTPPRTGCTIVKMILGDRELRSQWLTDVSSMSKRLGQVRSALHDGLNASDESGDFGHIIKQSGMFSYTGLRPQQVLRLKNEYHVYLSSSGRISMAGLNSKNVGYVVNAIMAVNGGV, from the exons ATGCCCTCTCTCGAGGATAACAGTTCCAAGGAAGTCATGCCGTCATGGTTGAAGACAGTACCCAGCATCGTCGCCGATGAGATATTTTCTCTGGCAGCAGACTATCGCCTCGACCAAAACCCGCAAAAGGTCGATCTCCTAATCGGGGCCTACCGTTCGGATGACGGGAACCCGTGTCCATTGCCTTCGGTACTGGAAGCAGAACGCCGTCTCCTATCTCAGAACGACCCGGGGAAGCATGAGTATCTCCCTATCGAGGGCGATGCCACTTACCTCGGATTGGCCCAAAGGCTTCTATTGGGTCAAGATGACCAGTCTGAGCTGTTGCAACGAATTGTCTCGGTTCAATCAGTCTCCGGATCTGGGGCCATTCACATCGGTGCTTCTTTCTTGTCCCGTTCTCTCAAACCAAGATGTGCTTGGGTCTCTGATCCTACTTGGGGTCCTCACATTCTCATGTTTGAAAGGATGGGCGTGGAATGCAAGAAATATCCATACTACGATCCAGCCACACGACTCCTCAACTTCCAAGGAATGGTCGACACTCTTGAGTCTCAGGGTCAAACTGGAGATGTGATTATGCTTCAAGTCTGCGCTCACAACCCAACTGGACTTGATCTTAGCCGAGAACAATGGAAGGTTGTAGCCGAGATTTGCCAACGCAAAGGCATCTTTCCATTCTTTGATAATGCGTACCAAGGCTTTGCTACAGGAAATCCAGAGAAAGATGCTTGGCCGCTTAGATATTTTGCCAGTCTTGAGAACCGTGTGACTTTCTGTGTGGCGCAGTCCTTCTCTAAGAACTTCGGTCTCTACGGACAGAGAACAGGAGCTTTCCATTTGATTATGAACAGCAAGGACACCACCACTCAGTCCAACATACTTCAGCAGCTTCGATTCATTATTCGCACTGAATACTCAACTCCCCCACGAACAGGCTGTACCATTGTGAAAATGATTCTCGGCGACCGAGAGCTTAGATCTCAATGGCTCACGGATGTCTCTTCTATGAGCAAAAGACTGGGGCAAGTCCGATCAGCACTTCATGATGGTTTGAACGCTTCTGATGAAAGCGGCGACTTCGGCCACATCATTAAACAG AGTGGCATGTTCTCATACACAGGTCTCAGACCTCAGCAGGTGCTTCGCTTAAAGAACGAGTACCACGTGTACCTCTCATCATCTGGAAGAATATCAATGGCAGGAC TGAATTCGAAGAATGTAGGATATGTGGTGAATGCAATTATGGCAGTAAACGGAGGTGTTTAA